From the Pangasianodon hypophthalmus isolate fPanHyp1 chromosome 17, fPanHyp1.pri, whole genome shotgun sequence genome, one window contains:
- the ksr1a gene encoding kinase suppressor of Ras 1 isoform X3 has product MPGAQVRETMRSLGASAEECVRLCAALSCLKSATESGECSEDGGCWFSEPTRRDSGGLTPADQIPLLGSLTRPHSPSPLARPPTTPTTPTVPTTPLVPCFHSRHLPPNPEAHIYHGYAESLTDPSPYYSSWPIRVHGHSSTPPITPPSKRRHRLKPPCTPPPPSRKVLHVLPNITLTRSKSHESQLGNRIEDTPTSKCGKKNKLFLNVQINGNACDDSPSRSPLLSARTHGAVPATAPYTLPGTPTLLEEHGGLRNNIAVHRSSPQAVRRDIGLAVTHRFSTKSWLSQTCQVCQKNMIFGVKCKHCRLKCHNKCTKEAPSCRISFLPITKIRRTESVPSDINNPVDRPAEAPQFGTLPKAITKKDHPPVLNQLDSSSNPSSTTSSTPSSPAPFQQSNPPSATPPPNPSPKNHRDNRFNFPAAFYFQHRQQFIFPDVSSSNTLHPEGLPDTVNETDPSEEDVHAELAEHEDGEEEEEDEEAEAEEQDDASVEEEDGQEEAEEEEEEEVSFEETNGGSDVEGDGDELDDLPSARGSGPWKGPVSRKASQTSVYLQEWDIPFEQLDLGELIGKGRWGRVHRGRWHGEVAIRLLEIDGNNQDHLKLFKKEVMNYRQTRHENVVLFMGACMAPPHLAIITSFCKGRTLYSVVRDAKNTLDINKTRQIAQEIVKGMGYLHAKGIVHKDLKSKNVFHDTNKVVIADFGLFGISGVVQEGRRENELKLPHGWICYLAPEIVRKMSPGNNEDRLPFSNAADVYAFGTIWYELQARDWPITNQPAEATIWQVGSGEGIKKVLAEISLGKEVTEILSACWAYDLRERPTFTQLADMLEKLPKLNRRLSHPGHFWKSAENYTNI; this is encoded by the exons ATGCCCGGTGCTCAGGTGCGAGAGACCATGAGGAGCCTGGGAGCCTCTGCGGAGGAGTGTGTTCGGCTCTGCGCTGCCCTCTCCTGCTTAAAGAGCGCCACCGAATCAG GAGAGTGTAGTGAGGACGGAGGCTGCTGGTTTTCTGAGCCCACTCGACGCGACAGCGGAGGTCTCACCCCAGCGGACCAGATCCCATTACTTGGAAGTCTGACACGCCCTCATAGCCCCTCCCCTCTTGCCCGACCTCCTACCACGCCCACCACACCCACCGTGCCCACCACACCCCTCGTCCCATGCTTTCACTCACGCCATCTCCCGCCCAACCCCGAGGCCCACATCTACCACGGCTATGCGGAGAGCTTAACAGACCCGAGTCCATATTACTCGTCCTGGCCTATCCGTGTCCATGGACACTCCTCCACCCCGCCCATAACCCCACCCTCAAAGAGGAGGCACCGTCTGAAGCCACCCTGCACGCCGCCGCCGCCGTCACGCAAGGTACTCCACGTCCTGCCCAACATCACCCTGACACGCAGCAAGAGCCACGAGAGCCAACTGGGCAACCGTATCGAGGACACACCCACCAGCAA GTGTGGGAAGAAGAATAAGCTGTTCCTGAATGTCCAGATTAACGGCAATGCTTGTGATGATTCGCCGTCTCGCTCTCCACTGCTTTCTGCCCGGACACATGGCGCTGTGCCAGCTACTGCCCCCTACACCCTCCCGGGAACACCCACGCTGCTGGAGGAACATGGAGGCCTGAGGA ATAACATCGCAGTCCATCGGAGCTCTCCGCAGGCAGTGAGGAGAGACATCGGCCTGGCTGTCACTCACAG GTTCTCCACCAAGTCATGGCTCTCGCAGACGTGTCAAGTGTGCCAGAAGAACATGATCTTCGGAGTGAAATGCAAACACTGTAG GTTAAAGTGTCACAATAAATGCACGAAAGAGGCTCCTTCCTGTCGAATATCATTCCTTCCTA TCACAAAGATCCGGAGGACAGAGTCTGTGCCGTCGGATATCAACAACCCTGTGGATCGACCGGCCGAGGCGCCGCAGTTTGGCACGTTACCAAAGGCAATAACCAAGAAG GATCATCCGCCTGTGCTGAATCAGCTGGACTCCAGCAGTAACCCCTCGTCCACCACGTCCTCCACCCCGTCATCTCCTGCCCCGTTCCAGCAGAGTAATCCGCCCAGTGCCACCCCGCCCCCCAACCCTTCACCCAAAAACCACCGGGACAACCGCTTTAACTTCCCAG CTGCCTTCTACTTTCAGCATAGACAGCAGTTTATCTTCCCCG atgtCTCCAGTTCCAACACGCTTCACCCAGAAGGCCTACCAGACACAGT GAATGAGACAGACCCATCAGAGGAGGATGTGCACGCTGAGCTGGCTGAGCACGAAGACGGAGAA gaggaagaggaagatgaggaagCGGAAGCAGAGGAGCAAGACGACGCGAGCGTAGAGGAGGAAGACGGGCAGGAGGAagctgaggaagaggaggaggaggaggtgagcTTTGAAGAGACAAACGGAGGCTCAGATGTTGAAGGAGACGGAGACGAGCTGGATGATCTGCCCAGCGCAAGAGGCAGCGGCCCCTGGAAGGGTCCTGTCTCACGCAAGGCCAGTCAGACCAGCGTCTACCTGCAGGAGTGGGACATCCCTTTTGAGCAGCTTGACCTGGGTGAGCTGATCGGCAAGGGCCGCTGGGGACGGGTACACCGGGGCCGCTGGCATGGCGAGGTGGCCATCCGCCTGCTCGAGATTGATGGCAACAATCAGGACCACCTCAAGCTTTTCAAGAAGGAGGTGATGAACTACAGGCAGACACGCCACGAGAACGTGGTGCTCTTCATGGGGGCCTGCATGGCACCACCACACCTCGCCATCATCACCAG CTTCTGCAAAGGCCGGACATTGTACTCTGTTGTGAGAGATGCAAAGAACACACTGGACATCAACAAGACGAGACAGATTGCTCAGGAGATTGTGAAG GGAATGGGTTACTTGCATGCGAAGGGCATCGTTCACAAGGACCTGAAATCGAAGAACGTCTTTCACGACACCAACAAAGTGGTAATCGCTGACTTTGGCCTTTTTGGGATCTCAGGAGTGGTTCAGGAGGGAAG GCGAGAGAACGAGCTGAAGCTTCCTCACGGCTGGATTTGTTATCTGGCCCCGGAGATTGTGCGCAAGATGAGCCCCGGCAACAACGAGGACCGCTTGCCCTTTTCCAATGCAGCTGATGTGTACGCCTTTGG CACTATTTGGTACGAGCTGCAAGCGAGGGACTGGCCGATCACCAACCAGCCAGCGGAGGCCACCATCTGGCAGGTGGGCAGCGGAGAAGGCATCAAGAAAGTGCTGGCGGAGATCAGCCTGGGCAAAGAAGTAACG GAGATCCTGTCAGCCTGCTGGGCGTACGACCTGCGCGAGCGGCCCACGTTCACACAGCTGGCTGACATGCTGGAGAAACTGCCCAAGCTCAACCGCAGGCTCTCGCACCCTGGACACTTCTGGAAATCCGCAGA AAACTACACTAACATCTGA
- the ksr1a gene encoding kinase suppressor of Ras 1 isoform X1 — protein MPSDGGGEAALRQCELLQNMIDISLSSLQGLRTKCAASNDLTQHEIRTLEVKLMKYICKQLQCKLKVPETERPQALNTFPRLGDWLRTISLRAELIEALPVKLSLDALLQMPGAQVRETMRSLGASAEECVRLCAALSCLKSATESGECSEDGGCWFSEPTRRDSGGLTPADQIPLLGSLTRPHSPSPLARPPTTPTTPTVPTTPLVPCFHSRHLPPNPEAHIYHGYAESLTDPSPYYSSWPIRVHGHSSTPPITPPSKRRHRLKPPCTPPPPSRKVLHVLPNITLTRSKSHESQLGNRIEDTPTSKCGKKNKLFLNVQINGNACDDSPSRSPLLSARTHGAVPATAPYTLPGTPTLLEEHGGLRNNIAVHRSSPQAVRRDIGLAVTHRFSTKSWLSQTCQVCQKNMIFGVKCKHCRLKCHNKCTKEAPSCRISFLPITKIRRTESVPSDINNPVDRPAEAPQFGTLPKAITKKDHPPVLNQLDSSSNPSSTTSSTPSSPAPFQQSNPPSATPPPNPSPKNHRDNRFNFPAAFYFQHRQQFIFPDVSSSNTLHPEGLPDTVNETDPSEEDVHAELAEHEDGEEEEEDEEAEAEEQDDASVEEEDGQEEAEEEEEEEVSFEETNGGSDVEGDGDELDDLPSARGSGPWKGPVSRKASQTSVYLQEWDIPFEQLDLGELIGKGRWGRVHRGRWHGEVAIRLLEIDGNNQDHLKLFKKEVMNYRQTRHENVVLFMGACMAPPHLAIITSFCKGRTLYSVVRDAKNTLDINKTRQIAQEIVKGMGYLHAKGIVHKDLKSKNVFHDTNKVVIADFGLFGISGVVQEGRRENELKLPHGWICYLAPEIVRKMSPGNNEDRLPFSNAADVYAFGTIWYELQARDWPITNQPAEATIWQVGSGEGIKKVLAEISLGKEVTEILSACWAYDLRERPTFTQLADMLEKLPKLNRRLSHPGHFWKSAENYTNI, from the exons GTGAAGCTCATGAAGTACATCTGCAAGCAGCTGCAGTGCAAGCTGAAGGTTCCGGAGACAGAGCGACCGCAGGCCCTGAACACGTTCCCGCGCCTGGGGGACTGGCTACGCACCATCAGCCTGAGAGCCGAGCTCATAGAG GCGCTGCCTGTGAAGTTGTCATTGGATGCCTTGCTGCAGATGCCCGGTGCTCAGGTGCGAGAGACCATGAGGAGCCTGGGAGCCTCTGCGGAGGAGTGTGTTCGGCTCTGCGCTGCCCTCTCCTGCTTAAAGAGCGCCACCGAATCAG GAGAGTGTAGTGAGGACGGAGGCTGCTGGTTTTCTGAGCCCACTCGACGCGACAGCGGAGGTCTCACCCCAGCGGACCAGATCCCATTACTTGGAAGTCTGACACGCCCTCATAGCCCCTCCCCTCTTGCCCGACCTCCTACCACGCCCACCACACCCACCGTGCCCACCACACCCCTCGTCCCATGCTTTCACTCACGCCATCTCCCGCCCAACCCCGAGGCCCACATCTACCACGGCTATGCGGAGAGCTTAACAGACCCGAGTCCATATTACTCGTCCTGGCCTATCCGTGTCCATGGACACTCCTCCACCCCGCCCATAACCCCACCCTCAAAGAGGAGGCACCGTCTGAAGCCACCCTGCACGCCGCCGCCGCCGTCACGCAAGGTACTCCACGTCCTGCCCAACATCACCCTGACACGCAGCAAGAGCCACGAGAGCCAACTGGGCAACCGTATCGAGGACACACCCACCAGCAA GTGTGGGAAGAAGAATAAGCTGTTCCTGAATGTCCAGATTAACGGCAATGCTTGTGATGATTCGCCGTCTCGCTCTCCACTGCTTTCTGCCCGGACACATGGCGCTGTGCCAGCTACTGCCCCCTACACCCTCCCGGGAACACCCACGCTGCTGGAGGAACATGGAGGCCTGAGGA ATAACATCGCAGTCCATCGGAGCTCTCCGCAGGCAGTGAGGAGAGACATCGGCCTGGCTGTCACTCACAG GTTCTCCACCAAGTCATGGCTCTCGCAGACGTGTCAAGTGTGCCAGAAGAACATGATCTTCGGAGTGAAATGCAAACACTGTAG GTTAAAGTGTCACAATAAATGCACGAAAGAGGCTCCTTCCTGTCGAATATCATTCCTTCCTA TCACAAAGATCCGGAGGACAGAGTCTGTGCCGTCGGATATCAACAACCCTGTGGATCGACCGGCCGAGGCGCCGCAGTTTGGCACGTTACCAAAGGCAATAACCAAGAAG GATCATCCGCCTGTGCTGAATCAGCTGGACTCCAGCAGTAACCCCTCGTCCACCACGTCCTCCACCCCGTCATCTCCTGCCCCGTTCCAGCAGAGTAATCCGCCCAGTGCCACCCCGCCCCCCAACCCTTCACCCAAAAACCACCGGGACAACCGCTTTAACTTCCCAG CTGCCTTCTACTTTCAGCATAGACAGCAGTTTATCTTCCCCG atgtCTCCAGTTCCAACACGCTTCACCCAGAAGGCCTACCAGACACAGT GAATGAGACAGACCCATCAGAGGAGGATGTGCACGCTGAGCTGGCTGAGCACGAAGACGGAGAA gaggaagaggaagatgaggaagCGGAAGCAGAGGAGCAAGACGACGCGAGCGTAGAGGAGGAAGACGGGCAGGAGGAagctgaggaagaggaggaggaggaggtgagcTTTGAAGAGACAAACGGAGGCTCAGATGTTGAAGGAGACGGAGACGAGCTGGATGATCTGCCCAGCGCAAGAGGCAGCGGCCCCTGGAAGGGTCCTGTCTCACGCAAGGCCAGTCAGACCAGCGTCTACCTGCAGGAGTGGGACATCCCTTTTGAGCAGCTTGACCTGGGTGAGCTGATCGGCAAGGGCCGCTGGGGACGGGTACACCGGGGCCGCTGGCATGGCGAGGTGGCCATCCGCCTGCTCGAGATTGATGGCAACAATCAGGACCACCTCAAGCTTTTCAAGAAGGAGGTGATGAACTACAGGCAGACACGCCACGAGAACGTGGTGCTCTTCATGGGGGCCTGCATGGCACCACCACACCTCGCCATCATCACCAG CTTCTGCAAAGGCCGGACATTGTACTCTGTTGTGAGAGATGCAAAGAACACACTGGACATCAACAAGACGAGACAGATTGCTCAGGAGATTGTGAAG GGAATGGGTTACTTGCATGCGAAGGGCATCGTTCACAAGGACCTGAAATCGAAGAACGTCTTTCACGACACCAACAAAGTGGTAATCGCTGACTTTGGCCTTTTTGGGATCTCAGGAGTGGTTCAGGAGGGAAG GCGAGAGAACGAGCTGAAGCTTCCTCACGGCTGGATTTGTTATCTGGCCCCGGAGATTGTGCGCAAGATGAGCCCCGGCAACAACGAGGACCGCTTGCCCTTTTCCAATGCAGCTGATGTGTACGCCTTTGG CACTATTTGGTACGAGCTGCAAGCGAGGGACTGGCCGATCACCAACCAGCCAGCGGAGGCCACCATCTGGCAGGTGGGCAGCGGAGAAGGCATCAAGAAAGTGCTGGCGGAGATCAGCCTGGGCAAAGAAGTAACG GAGATCCTGTCAGCCTGCTGGGCGTACGACCTGCGCGAGCGGCCCACGTTCACACAGCTGGCTGACATGCTGGAGAAACTGCCCAAGCTCAACCGCAGGCTCTCGCACCCTGGACACTTCTGGAAATCCGCAGA AAACTACACTAACATCTGA
- the ksr1a gene encoding kinase suppressor of Ras 1 isoform X2, producing the protein MPSDGGGEAALRQCELLQNMIDISLSSLQGLRTKCAASNDLTQHEIRTLEVKLMKYICKQLQCKLKVPETERPQALNTFPRLGDWLRTISLRAELIEALPVKLSLDALLQMPGAQVRETMRSLGASAEECVRLCAALSCLKSATESGECSEDGGCWFSEPTRRDSGGLTPADQIPLLGSLTRPHSPSPLARPPTTPTTPTVPTTPLVPCFHSRHLPPNPEAHIYHGYAESLTDPSPYYSSWPIRVHGHSSTPPITPPSKRRHRLKPPCTPPPPSRKVLHVLPNITLTRSKSHESQLGNRIEDTPTSKCGKKNKLFLNVQINGNACDDSPSRSPLLSARTHGAVPATAPYTLPGTPTLLEEHGGLRNNIAVHRSSPQAVRRDIGLAVTHRFSTKSWLSQTCQVCQKNMIFGVKCKHCRLKCHNKCTKEAPSCRISFLPITKIRRTESVPSDINNPVDRPAEAPQFGTLPKAITKKDHPPVLNQLDSSSNPSSTTSSTPSSPAPFQQSNPPSATPPPNPSPKNHRDNRFNFPDVSSSNTLHPEGLPDTVNETDPSEEDVHAELAEHEDGEEEEEDEEAEAEEQDDASVEEEDGQEEAEEEEEEEVSFEETNGGSDVEGDGDELDDLPSARGSGPWKGPVSRKASQTSVYLQEWDIPFEQLDLGELIGKGRWGRVHRGRWHGEVAIRLLEIDGNNQDHLKLFKKEVMNYRQTRHENVVLFMGACMAPPHLAIITSFCKGRTLYSVVRDAKNTLDINKTRQIAQEIVKGMGYLHAKGIVHKDLKSKNVFHDTNKVVIADFGLFGISGVVQEGRRENELKLPHGWICYLAPEIVRKMSPGNNEDRLPFSNAADVYAFGTIWYELQARDWPITNQPAEATIWQVGSGEGIKKVLAEISLGKEVTEILSACWAYDLRERPTFTQLADMLEKLPKLNRRLSHPGHFWKSAENYTNI; encoded by the exons GTGAAGCTCATGAAGTACATCTGCAAGCAGCTGCAGTGCAAGCTGAAGGTTCCGGAGACAGAGCGACCGCAGGCCCTGAACACGTTCCCGCGCCTGGGGGACTGGCTACGCACCATCAGCCTGAGAGCCGAGCTCATAGAG GCGCTGCCTGTGAAGTTGTCATTGGATGCCTTGCTGCAGATGCCCGGTGCTCAGGTGCGAGAGACCATGAGGAGCCTGGGAGCCTCTGCGGAGGAGTGTGTTCGGCTCTGCGCTGCCCTCTCCTGCTTAAAGAGCGCCACCGAATCAG GAGAGTGTAGTGAGGACGGAGGCTGCTGGTTTTCTGAGCCCACTCGACGCGACAGCGGAGGTCTCACCCCAGCGGACCAGATCCCATTACTTGGAAGTCTGACACGCCCTCATAGCCCCTCCCCTCTTGCCCGACCTCCTACCACGCCCACCACACCCACCGTGCCCACCACACCCCTCGTCCCATGCTTTCACTCACGCCATCTCCCGCCCAACCCCGAGGCCCACATCTACCACGGCTATGCGGAGAGCTTAACAGACCCGAGTCCATATTACTCGTCCTGGCCTATCCGTGTCCATGGACACTCCTCCACCCCGCCCATAACCCCACCCTCAAAGAGGAGGCACCGTCTGAAGCCACCCTGCACGCCGCCGCCGCCGTCACGCAAGGTACTCCACGTCCTGCCCAACATCACCCTGACACGCAGCAAGAGCCACGAGAGCCAACTGGGCAACCGTATCGAGGACACACCCACCAGCAA GTGTGGGAAGAAGAATAAGCTGTTCCTGAATGTCCAGATTAACGGCAATGCTTGTGATGATTCGCCGTCTCGCTCTCCACTGCTTTCTGCCCGGACACATGGCGCTGTGCCAGCTACTGCCCCCTACACCCTCCCGGGAACACCCACGCTGCTGGAGGAACATGGAGGCCTGAGGA ATAACATCGCAGTCCATCGGAGCTCTCCGCAGGCAGTGAGGAGAGACATCGGCCTGGCTGTCACTCACAG GTTCTCCACCAAGTCATGGCTCTCGCAGACGTGTCAAGTGTGCCAGAAGAACATGATCTTCGGAGTGAAATGCAAACACTGTAG GTTAAAGTGTCACAATAAATGCACGAAAGAGGCTCCTTCCTGTCGAATATCATTCCTTCCTA TCACAAAGATCCGGAGGACAGAGTCTGTGCCGTCGGATATCAACAACCCTGTGGATCGACCGGCCGAGGCGCCGCAGTTTGGCACGTTACCAAAGGCAATAACCAAGAAG GATCATCCGCCTGTGCTGAATCAGCTGGACTCCAGCAGTAACCCCTCGTCCACCACGTCCTCCACCCCGTCATCTCCTGCCCCGTTCCAGCAGAGTAATCCGCCCAGTGCCACCCCGCCCCCCAACCCTTCACCCAAAAACCACCGGGACAACCGCTTTAACTTCCCAG atgtCTCCAGTTCCAACACGCTTCACCCAGAAGGCCTACCAGACACAGT GAATGAGACAGACCCATCAGAGGAGGATGTGCACGCTGAGCTGGCTGAGCACGAAGACGGAGAA gaggaagaggaagatgaggaagCGGAAGCAGAGGAGCAAGACGACGCGAGCGTAGAGGAGGAAGACGGGCAGGAGGAagctgaggaagaggaggaggaggaggtgagcTTTGAAGAGACAAACGGAGGCTCAGATGTTGAAGGAGACGGAGACGAGCTGGATGATCTGCCCAGCGCAAGAGGCAGCGGCCCCTGGAAGGGTCCTGTCTCACGCAAGGCCAGTCAGACCAGCGTCTACCTGCAGGAGTGGGACATCCCTTTTGAGCAGCTTGACCTGGGTGAGCTGATCGGCAAGGGCCGCTGGGGACGGGTACACCGGGGCCGCTGGCATGGCGAGGTGGCCATCCGCCTGCTCGAGATTGATGGCAACAATCAGGACCACCTCAAGCTTTTCAAGAAGGAGGTGATGAACTACAGGCAGACACGCCACGAGAACGTGGTGCTCTTCATGGGGGCCTGCATGGCACCACCACACCTCGCCATCATCACCAG CTTCTGCAAAGGCCGGACATTGTACTCTGTTGTGAGAGATGCAAAGAACACACTGGACATCAACAAGACGAGACAGATTGCTCAGGAGATTGTGAAG GGAATGGGTTACTTGCATGCGAAGGGCATCGTTCACAAGGACCTGAAATCGAAGAACGTCTTTCACGACACCAACAAAGTGGTAATCGCTGACTTTGGCCTTTTTGGGATCTCAGGAGTGGTTCAGGAGGGAAG GCGAGAGAACGAGCTGAAGCTTCCTCACGGCTGGATTTGTTATCTGGCCCCGGAGATTGTGCGCAAGATGAGCCCCGGCAACAACGAGGACCGCTTGCCCTTTTCCAATGCAGCTGATGTGTACGCCTTTGG CACTATTTGGTACGAGCTGCAAGCGAGGGACTGGCCGATCACCAACCAGCCAGCGGAGGCCACCATCTGGCAGGTGGGCAGCGGAGAAGGCATCAAGAAAGTGCTGGCGGAGATCAGCCTGGGCAAAGAAGTAACG GAGATCCTGTCAGCCTGCTGGGCGTACGACCTGCGCGAGCGGCCCACGTTCACACAGCTGGCTGACATGCTGGAGAAACTGCCCAAGCTCAACCGCAGGCTCTCGCACCCTGGACACTTCTGGAAATCCGCAGA AAACTACACTAACATCTGA
- the LOC113544774 gene encoding galectin-9, translating into MANQHPYLCPDLPFTGCIQGGLFEGKTITVTGRVLAGAERFCVNLQCVTNTSSDIALHFNPRYVGKSGHVVCNTLQNSCWGSEQRTNHTPLPRGSDFTITFLVNRDSYSVIVNGAHFLEYLHRLPVSRVNAISVDGGVDITSITFQNPAVSIDRSRPMQPEKQRCQSKLTQRSAWNMQGHQQHASSIQAVTSRTVAGLSAAPPPYSSPPAYVIPYKTIIQGGLYPGRGISVQGCINHNADRFCINLRYNSGIAFHFNPRFNQNVVVRNSLMKERWGREERSGGMPFYRGQQFTVSIMCDTQCYRIAVNGIQMFTYNHRHFLLQQIDILEVDGDISVSSVMV; encoded by the exons ATGGCCAACCAGCACCCATACCTGTGTCCG GACCTGCCGTTTACGGGCTGTATCCAAGGCGGCCTGTTTGAAGGGAAGACCATCACTGTGACAGGACGAGTCCTGGCAGGAGCAGAGAG GTTTTGTGTGAATTTGCAATGTGTCACTAACACATCGAGTGATATCGCCCTCCACTTCAACCCGCGCTACGTCGGTAAGTCGGGTCATGTGGTGTGTAACACACTACAGAATTCCTGCTGGGGTTCAGAGCAACGGACCAACCACACCCCACTTCCCAGAGGCTCCGACTTCACCATCACCTTCCTGGTCAACAGAGACTCCTATTCg GTGATCGTGAATGGAGCTCATTTCCTGGAGTACTTGCACCGTCTGCCTGTCTCTCGTGTGAATGCGATCTCTGTGGATGGAGGTGTAGACATCACGTCCATCACTTTCCAAAACCCGGCCGTGAGTATCGACCGAAGCAGACCGATGCAGCCAGAGAAGCAGAGGTGCCAAAGCAAACTGACCCAGAGATCAGCTTGGAATATGCAAGGACATCAGCAGCATGCCAGCTCGATACAGGCGGTTACTTCTCGCACTGTCGCTGGTTTAAGTGCT GCACCTCCTCCATACAGTTCTCCACCTGCTTAT GTTATACCATATAAAACCATAATTCAGGGTGGACTTTACCCAGGCAGAGGCATCAGCGTACAGGGCTGTATCAACCACAACGCTGACAG GTTCTGCATCAACCTGCGTTATAACTCCGGCATTGCTTTCCACTTCAACCCGCGTTTTAACCAGAACGTAGTGGTGCGCAACAGCCTGATGAAGGAGCGCTGGGGTCGTGAGGAGAGAAGCGGTGGCATGCCCTTCTACAGAGGCCAGCAGTTTACA GTGAGCATCATGTGTGACACTCAGTGCTACAGGATCGCGGTGAACGGCATACAAATGTTCACCTACAACCACCGTCACTTCCTGCTTCAGCAGATCGACATCCTGGAGGTCGATGGAGACATCAGTGTCAGTTCTGTCATGGTTTAA